One region of Bubalus kerabau isolate K-KA32 ecotype Philippines breed swamp buffalo chromosome 6, PCC_UOA_SB_1v2, whole genome shotgun sequence genomic DNA includes:
- the LOC129655979 gene encoding T-cell surface glycoprotein CD1b-3 has product MLLLPLLLLAVIVPGGDNEDAFQGPTSFHLIQISTFANSTWTQNQGSGWLDDLQIHGWDSDAGTAIFLKPWSKGNFSDEEVAEMEELFRVYFIGFTLEVQDIVSEFQFEYPFVIQGIAGCELHSGKAIQSFLRAGFGGLDFMSIKNRSCVPEPEGGSNAQWFCVFITQYQGILHIIDTLLSETCPRYLLGVLDAGKAELQRQVKPEAWLSSGPTPGPGRLLLVCHVSGFYPKPVWVMWMRGEQEQPGTQQGNIIPNADWTWYLRVTLDVVAGEAAGLSCRVKHSSLGDQDIILYWGHPKYIGLISVAIIVPSLILLICLALWFWRRWSYQTIL; this is encoded by the exons ATGCTGCTTCTGCCACTTCTATTGCTAGCAGTTATTGTCCCAGGTGGTGACAATGAGGATG CATTCCAGGGGCCGACCTCCTTCCATCTCATCCAGATTTCGACCTTTGCCAACAGCACCTGGACTCAAAATCAAGGCTCAGGCTGGTTGGATGATTTGCAGATTCATGGCTGGGACAGTGACGCAGGCACTGCCATCTTCCTGAAGCCCTGGTCAAAGGGCAACTTCAGTGATGAGGAGGTGGCTGAGATGGAGGAACTATTCCGAGTCTACTTCATTGGGTTCACTCTGGAAGTGCAGGATATTGTAAGTGAATTCCAGTTTGAAT accCGTTTGTGATTCAGGGCATAGCAGGTTGTGAGCTGCATTCTGGGAAGGCCATACAAAGCTTCTTGAGAGCAGGTTTTGGAGGACTGGATTTCATGAGCATCAAGAATCGTTCATGTGTGCCTGAGCCAGAGGGAGGCAGTAATGCGCAGTGGTTTTGTGTATTCATTACTCAGTACCAAGGCATCTTGCATATCATAGACACACTTCTCTCAGAAACCTGCCCCCGATATCTCCTGGGTGTCCTTGATGCAGGGAAGGCGGAACTGCAGAGGCAAG TGAAGCCTGaagcctggctgtccagtggcccCACTCCTGGGCCTGGCCGCCTACTGCTGGTCTGCCACGTCTCAGGATTCTACCCAAAACCTGTGTGGGTGATGTGGATGAGGGGTGAGCAGGAGCAGCCTGGCACTCAGCAAGGAAACATCATACCCAATGCTGACTGGACTTGGTATCTCCGAGTAACCCTGGATGTGGTGGCTGGGGAGGCGGCTGGTCTGAGTTGTCGAGTGAAGCACAGTAGTCTAGGAGACCAGGACATCATCCTGTACTGGG GACACCCCAAGTACATTGGCTTGATATCTGTGGCAATAATAGTGCCCTCCTTGATCCTTTTGATATGTCTTGCATTATGGTTTTGGAGGCGTTg